CGAAGGTTCTATTCTTTACTTGGTATTTGTTGAGGTAGTCCAGTTCGTGGTGGAAGACTGATGGGTCAACCAGTACACCGGCTCCTATGAGGAGTCTTGCTCCGGTGTGAACGAAACCTGATGGGATCATCCTCAGCCCATATTTTTCTCCGTTAAATTCCACAGAATGGCCTGCATTAGGGCCTACTCCAGCACGGGCAATGATCTCCGGTTTGTCCTGGTAACAAAGGTAGGTAATACACTTACCCTTACCTTCATCACCCCAACCTCCGCCTACTAAAATGTTGCATGTCATATATAATCATCCTCTTGTAGTGTAGTGAATTCAACCTCTTTTATATTGTAAATAACCGCTTAAAAAGATTTTCCCACGTAACTATTAAGGGAATAAATCCCATTAAACTGACTATAACTTGAGGTGTGTCCGTTAATATGCCTTATTCAATATTTAATGGATTTATGATGGTGATAATCTCGTTTCGAGTTGTATGATCATTGCCCTTTGGTGATCATCACTCATTTAATATATTTTTTTAAGTGTATTTTAGATGCAAGTAAGATATACTGAATATTTTATGTAATTCTTAAGATGCATATCCTTATGATAATTATTGATGTGGTTTGCTTCCCTGGGTGATAATCCTTTCAAACAGTTCCGGAGTGTATTTACGCTGCATGGATACCAGGATATGCTGATTCAATGCTTCCTCCAGTATTTCCACTGTCATCTTATCTTCTTCCCTCCGGATACGTATGGCCTGAGCTATCTGGGCAATGTCCCTGGCATGGGCAAAGGTGGGTTTTAAGCTTTCCCCTCCCTGCATCTGGGGAATGTAAACTTTCCGGAAGCGTTCCAGAACATCTTCATCATAGTCCTCCTTGAGGGTGTCCAGGTTACGTTTAAAGACCTCTACGATTTCATCGGAACTGGGAACTTCCAGGTACACGTGTAAGGGTGCACGGCGGAGGTGTGCTTCGTCAATGATGGTTATCTCCAGGTTAGTGGACAGGGCAGGTATGAAGTGGGTGTGCACAATTACCGGTGCTCCCTTAACGTAGATCACATCCTTCTTATTCTCCAGGGGTACGATCATCCGGTTAAGGAGTACATTGGGGTCTTCCTTCTGCCTTCCCAGGTCGTCCAATAATAGAACTCCTCCATTGGCTTTCAGGATGGGTGAGGTTTCATAAACTCCCTTGTTGGGGTCGTATAGTGTTTCCATTTTTTCAGTGCTGAGTTCTGATCCAGTGAATACAAATGGTGCATAGATTTTAACCCAGCGGGGGTCTCCGGGTTGTTCCGGTCGCAATCGGTGAAAATCTGGGTCCAGTAACTGTATTATATTACCACTGAACTCAATGTAGCGTGGTATGATTATAGGGGGTAATATTTCAGACATTTTACTGGTTAGGAATGTTTTACCAGTTCCTGGGGGTCCGTAGATAAAAAATCCTTTACCTCCAATGGCTGCTTCGGTGAGGACCTTTTTGGGGTAGGCCATTCCCACCACGTCATGGAATGCTTTTTCCACTACCTCCTTGGGTATTTTGAGTGGGTATCGTCCTTTAATCTGGACTTCCATGATCTTGAAGTAGTCATCGTAGGTTACCGGTGCCATTCCAATGTAGGGGTTTTCCTCCATTAACTGGGATGCTTTCACGTGACCCTGTTTCTTGATGGTGTAATCTACACTGGCAAAAAGGAATCCTCCCCCGGTCTGGGCAATGAGATCTTCCTTTTCCATTGGTTTAAGGCATTGTTCTAAGATGTTAACGTGAAGGCCAGTGATTTCATGAATCTGCTGTACTTTTATGTTTCCGTAGGTGTTGATGATCTTAAGTAGCAGGTTCTTTATGAATCCCAGGGAGAGATCTATTTCATCCAGGGATTTGGGTTCTTCCAGTACCTGGAAGAGTTTTTGCATCCGAGTATCATGATAATATTCTGTTTCCATTGGTAAACAACCTTTTTAAAACGGTGTTATGTTGTTATAAGTTTAATGGTCGATTTTTATTACTTTTTGCTGTGTATTAATATGATTTTATTAACAGTTAAAACTTAACATCACAGGCACAAATGATTTATCTCATTTTTAGTGACGTGGGTCACATAAATTACAAAAACAGACACCAAACATACTGGGGAATAAATAACAAATATGAATTTTGCTGGAAAACCAGTATGGAAAACAGTAAATTAGAATTATTAAAAATGAGATTTTAGAAATACCGTTTAATAAAATACCGTTTAAGAAATAAGAATCTAAAAAAAGAATCTAAAAAATAAGAATGTAAATTAGATAAAAATTAAATTAATCTAATTTACTTTGTTGGGTACTCTATAAGGACACATATATTACTTAATGAAATATCTACTACTTCAAGAATTTTTACTTTATTTATGGGCGTAATAGAATCTTAACTTCCCATCCTCTGCCTGGTCCAGCCGGGCAAACCCAATCCTTTCCAGCTGTACCACATCATCGACCTGTACTGCAGATAATGACTGTTCAGCAAATCCTGTAACAGTGGATGCATCTGGCATTACCAGTTCTGTTTCGATTCTTCCGAGTTTTGGAACCCACTGCACTATCTTGGCCTTTGCTTCCCGTGCTTCATCAATGCCTTCACTGTGGTATTGTGCCTTTCCATCCTGGAAGGTTATGTTCACTGCATCCATAAGCCTTAAGACTTCATCTGGATTGGATGGTATGTCATCACCGTCCAAGTAAACATTCCCATTGAAGTCAAGCTTACGCATTCCCCGGTCCAGGTGATCTGGGTGTAGGGGTCTTTCCACGGTTCCCAATAGTTTCTCTGGCACTCCCTTAATTTCTACTAGCTGTGGGTTTTCAACCATGAAATAGCGGTTGGCTTTTTCTTCCAGGAATGCACGGTTCAATCCGTAGATCTTCTTCCAGGTCACAGTGGAGTCTGCTATTTTCACTCCGATTTCAAGCATTAACTCCTTGATGGCTTCGGACTGTATTCCTCTCCGGGCAATGGCCCTTATGGTGCCCAGTCTGGGGTCGTCCCAGCCACTGTAGGTGCCTTCTTCTATTCCCCTTCTGGCCTGGGATGTTGACAGGCGTACATCATCCATTTTAAGTCGTCCGTAGTGTATGAACTGGGGTACTTCCCATCCCATGTGTTGGTAGAGGTATTCCTGTTTTTCACTGTTGGCCAGATGGTCCTTACCCCTAAGGACGTGGGTCACACCCAGGAGGTGGTCGTCCACTGAAACTGAGAAGTTCATCATGGGGTAAACCTTGTATTTGGAACCAACACGGGGGTGTGCATCATCCACTACCCTCATGGCCACCCAGTCACGTATTGCTGGGTTTTTATGTTTTATATCGGTTTTAACCCTGAGAACCATTTTTCCTTCTTCAGTTTCTGGCATCTTCTCCCAGAGCGCCAGGTTCTCCTCCACTGATGCATCCCTGTGGGGGCAGGCACGTGATGAGTCTTTGAGTTCTTTGAACACGTCCCCGGGGCAGGTGCACATGTAGGCTCCTCCCTGTTTGATGAGATCCTGGGCGTGCTGGTAGTAGATCTCCATACGGTCAGACTGGATTACCTTCTCATCCCACTCCACACCCATCCAGTGCAGGTCTTCATCTATCATCTGGTAAGCTTCAGGGTCCACCCTTCGGGGGTCTGTGTCTTCAACCCGTAGGATAAGCTTACCTCCATACCGTTTCCTGTATTCCTGGTTTAAAACTGCTGCCCTTGCATGACCTATATGTAGGGGGCCTGATGGATTTGGTGCAAAACGGAGTACAACTTCACCATCCACTTCAGGTAAGTCTGCCAATCCCTTGACCTTCTCTACTTTTTTCTCCTGGTAGCCACCTAACTGTTCCAATTCCTTGCTCTGAGCATCCAGGGGCATCTTGTTGATTGTGCTAACAATTTGACCCGCGGTTTTTGAAACCTGCCCTGCATCCTGACGGTACTCAGGGTGTTTGCTCATTATCATTCCTATAACTGCTCCAGGCTGGGCCTGGCCTCCGTGTTTAGCTGCATTGATAAGAGCGTACTTTCGAATGATTTCTTCCAGTTTATCCATTGGTAATCACTTCATTTTTTTTGATCCTTTCTAATGGCCAGGTAAACCTTTGCACTGACCAGGAAAAATAATTTCTAAAAAAAATAGGGGAAATAATTGAAAAATAATAAATTAAAGGGGTTTTTTTAGTTGCTTGCGTTCTGGTACAAACTTAGTTACTGCGTTCCAGTACAAAGTCTGCTATCAGGAGGAGTGCATCTCTGGATGAACTATCATCTAAAGTATCAATCAGTAGTTCTTTTGCCTGGTTAACGTTTTCTCGAGCTACTTTCCATGCGTACTCTATGGATCCATATTTCTCCAGTATTGCCACTGCTTCTGAAACGTTTTCATCCCCTTCTTCCTTGAGGATTGTGTGTAACCGTTTCTTGTCCTCTTCGCTGGCCTGGCTTAGTGCGTGTACCACCAGGAGGGTCATTTTACCCTCGACTATGTCACTGCCCACTGGTTTTCCCAGGTCTTCTTCAGAACTAGCCACATCCAGGTAGTCATCCTGTATCTGGAATGCCAGGCCTATGAGTCTCCCGTATTCAGCCAGGGCTTCCACCTGTTCTGGTGATCCCCCGCCGAGTATGGCTCCTGCTTTGGTGGCTGCGGCAATGAGTGCTGCGGTTTTCTTGTAGATCATGATCAGGTATTCTTCTTCACTGACATCCATGCGCTCGGTAAAGCCCATGTCCATTGCCTGACCCTCACAGATCTTCACACAGCTATCCACCACGGTGTGCAGTGCGGGTAGTATCAGTTCCGGTGTTACCCCATCATCTTCACTCTGCATTACCGAGGCAAATGCTTTGGAGAAGAGGGTGTCCCCGGCCAGGATGGCCATGGGTTCTCCCCATATTACATGTACCGATGGTTTTCCCCTTCTTTTCTCATCCTGATCCATGATATCATCATGGATCAAACTGAAGGTGTGGATGAGTTCCACGGCTGCTCCTGTTTTAAGGGCGGATTTGACCTGACCACCCACGGCTTCTGCACTTAAAACCGCCAGTGATGGTCTGAGCTTTTTTCCACCGGCCTTTACCAGATGTTCTGATGCCTGAAGGAGTGTTTCAGGGTCCACTGTTTCCAGTGCCCTGTTTATCTCCTTATCTATATCTGCAGAGTATCTTTTGAGAATCTCAGTTACTTCCAGTTTTGTTTCCATTAAAGTCCTCCATTGAAAACCTGTGCCTGTCCATTTCTAAGTACGTGAATGTCATTACCCATT
The sequence above is a segment of the Methanobacterium formicicum DSM 3637 genome. Coding sequences within it:
- a CDS encoding ATP-binding protein, coding for METEYYHDTRMQKLFQVLEEPKSLDEIDLSLGFIKNLLLKIINTYGNIKVQQIHEITGLHVNILEQCLKPMEKEDLIAQTGGGFLFASVDYTIKKQGHVKASQLMEENPYIGMAPVTYDDYFKIMEVQIKGRYPLKIPKEVVEKAFHDVVGMAYPKKVLTEAAIGGKGFFIYGPPGTGKTFLTSKMSEILPPIIIPRYIEFSGNIIQLLDPDFHRLRPEQPGDPRWVKIYAPFVFTGSELSTEKMETLYDPNKGVYETSPILKANGGVLLLDDLGRQKEDPNVLLNRMIVPLENKKDVIYVKGAPVIVHTHFIPALSTNLEITIIDEAHLRRAPLHVYLEVPSSDEIVEVFKRNLDTLKEDYDEDVLERFRKVYIPQMQGGESLKPTFAHARDIAQIAQAIRIRREEDKMTVEILEEALNQHILVSMQRKYTPELFERIITQGSKPHQ
- a CDS encoding glutamate--tRNA ligase, which codes for MDKLEEIIRKYALINAAKHGGQAQPGAVIGMIMSKHPEYRQDAGQVSKTAGQIVSTINKMPLDAQSKELEQLGGYQEKKVEKVKGLADLPEVDGEVVLRFAPNPSGPLHIGHARAAVLNQEYRKRYGGKLILRVEDTDPRRVDPEAYQMIDEDLHWMGVEWDEKVIQSDRMEIYYQHAQDLIKQGGAYMCTCPGDVFKELKDSSRACPHRDASVEENLALWEKMPETEEGKMVLRVKTDIKHKNPAIRDWVAMRVVDDAHPRVGSKYKVYPMMNFSVSVDDHLLGVTHVLRGKDHLANSEKQEYLYQHMGWEVPQFIHYGRLKMDDVRLSTSQARRGIEEGTYSGWDDPRLGTIRAIARRGIQSEAIKELMLEIGVKIADSTVTWKKIYGLNRAFLEEKANRYFMVENPQLVEIKGVPEKLLGTVERPLHPDHLDRGMRKLDFNGNVYLDGDDIPSNPDEVLRLMDAVNITFQDGKAQYHSEGIDEAREAKAKIVQWVPKLGRIETELVMPDASTVTGFAEQSLSAVQVDDVVQLERIGFARLDQAEDGKLRFYYAHK
- the idsA gene encoding short chain isoprenyl diphosphate synthase IdsA; amino-acid sequence: METKLEVTEILKRYSADIDKEINRALETVDPETLLQASEHLVKAGGKKLRPSLAVLSAEAVGGQVKSALKTGAAVELIHTFSLIHDDIMDQDEKRRGKPSVHVIWGEPMAILAGDTLFSKAFASVMQSEDDGVTPELILPALHTVVDSCVKICEGQAMDMGFTERMDVSEEEYLIMIYKKTAALIAAATKAGAILGGGSPEQVEALAEYGRLIGLAFQIQDDYLDVASSEEDLGKPVGSDIVEGKMTLLVVHALSQASEEDKKRLHTILKEEGDENVSEAVAILEKYGSIEYAWKVARENVNQAKELLIDTLDDSSSRDALLLIADFVLERSN